From a single Collimonas pratensis genomic region:
- a CDS encoding chalcone isomerase family protein, with the protein MIVAQLKRATACACVLSGLMLAQAAFALDLAGVKIDESAKVGNQDLKLNGAGIRYKVIFKVYTAALYLAEKKTTVPEVMAASGARRIELVMLRDVSSEDFSRAFMTGIQNNVDKADKAKIINQLLKFGELFASIPELKKGDVLTTDWIPGVGTQIHFNGKPVSETLPDQVFYNALLKIWLGDKPADSRLKPLLLGQPA; encoded by the coding sequence ATGATAGTTGCTCAATTAAAGCGTGCAACGGCTTGCGCTTGCGTACTGTCCGGGCTGATGCTGGCGCAGGCGGCATTTGCGCTGGATCTGGCCGGCGTCAAGATCGACGAAAGCGCCAAGGTCGGCAACCAGGACCTGAAACTGAACGGCGCCGGCATACGCTACAAGGTGATTTTCAAGGTCTACACGGCGGCGCTGTATCTGGCTGAGAAAAAAACCACGGTGCCGGAGGTGATGGCCGCCAGCGGCGCGCGCCGCATCGAACTGGTCATGTTGCGAGACGTCAGCAGCGAGGATTTCAGCCGCGCCTTCATGACCGGCATCCAGAACAATGTGGACAAGGCGGACAAGGCCAAGATCATCAACCAGCTGTTGAAATTCGGCGAACTGTTCGCCTCGATTCCTGAACTGAAAAAAGGCGATGTGCTGACCACCGACTGGATCCCCGGCGTCGGCACGCAAATCCATTTCAACGGCAAGCCGGTATCGGAAACGCTGCCCGACCAGGTTTTCTATAACGCCTTGCTGAAAATCTGGCTCGGCGACAAGCCGGCCGACAGTCGCCTGAAGCCGTTGTTGCTGGGCCAGCCGGCTTAG